The Antarcticibacterium flavum genome contains the following window.
CTAACTTACCAATTATAGCAAAAGGATGTCTCCTGCCCATATACTCTAAAGTATGAACATCTCAAGTGGGCTGCGCTTAGATGAAAGACATACAATTTTAGCCTCCAGTAAAGTAAGTTGTGATACAGGAGAAAATATAGCCAATTAAACAAGGACCTAATGCTCAATTTCGATTTTAAAGAAGAGTACATTTTAGAAGATGACTTTGTAAAATTGAGTCCTCTCAAAATTGAACATGTTGACGATCTAATAGGAATAGCAAATGAAACCGACATCTGGAAATACTCTTTCGAGAAAGGAAACGGTATTGATAATTTGACAAAATATATCCAATCGACTATTGACCGTCGAAAAGAGGAAAGGGATTATCCATTTGTCGTATTTGACAAAATAAAGAACCGGTATGCAGGAAGTACCAGATACCTCGAAATCCTGCCGGGTTTAAAAGCAATACGACTGGGGTATACCTGGTACGGAAAAGAATTCAGAGGCACGGGGTTAAACAAGCATTGCAAGTACCTATTATTTGAATTCGCTTTCGAAAAAATGGGGGCTGAAAGAATTGGACTTGCAGCTTATATAGAGAATAAAATAAGCATTGCGGCAATGGAAAGTGTAGGGTGTAAAAAAGAAGGATTTTCACGAGCAATTTTTCCTGCACTAAATGGGATTGGACGAACTGATGCCGTTTTATTAAGCATTTTAAAAAATGAGTGGCACGAATATGTAAAATACGAACTGAAAAACAAATTAAACCCAACGCCTGACCCTCTTTTTTAATATCTCAGCCATACAATATGATTTTAGAAATTGCAAAATGGGTGGTTATATGTTTCGGAATATTTATAATCTTTATAGGCTTTGTAATGCTCATAGCTCCATCAAAAGCGAGGTTAACCTTAAGACAGGCAGGTAGCACCAATTTTATTAATTATGCCGAAATAACTGTTAGATTGATACCTGCTGTCTCTTTAATATTATATGCCGACTCTTCTAAAATACCGGAAGCATTTAAAATTTTGGGATGGATAATGCTCATAACTTCTCTCATTCTGTATGCTGTCCCAAGAAAGATACATCATAAATTTTCCTTAATGAGCGCGCATTTTCTTAAACCCTTCTATTTCCAACTCCTAGCACCCTTTGCATTTTTATTTGGCGGGTGGATAATTTATAATGCTTTATAGAATTAAATTAGTACTTGTGTGCATAGTAATTCACGAAATTGAATATAAACCCTGGATCTGCCTTGTAGGAAATAGCAAGCATGCTCTTTTACAAGCGGAATTAAGACCAATTTCAACTCTCGACATGAGTGACCTTCCCAAGATAAAATTACAATTAACGACATTTGATAAATCAATTGAATTTATAAGTTGGATTGGCATGGCCTTGATTTGGATCCTGACATTTTCCAATTATTCCACATTACCAGAAATTATACCAGTACATTATAATGGAGCCGGAGAGGCCGACAGATTTGGAAATAAAACCCAAATTTTAATTTTGCCGATTGTTTCAACTGTACTGTTTATGGGGCTTACTTATTTGAATCGTTTTCCTCATATATTCAATTATCCTACCGAATTAACAAAAGAAAATGCACTGCATCAATATAACAATGCCACCCGTATGATTAGATTTTTAAAATTAGCTATCATAATAATTTTTGGACTTATTGTTTTTAAAACGATCCAAAACGCACACGGCAATGTTGAAGGACTTGGAATTTGGTTTTTGCCATTAACAATAGGGCTTATCCTTATACCAATGATCTATTATATACTAAAGTCCATAGAGCAGAAATTAAAAAAGAAAAAATCTTAATAATGCGTCTTCCAAAGCAAAAGGGAGGATATGGCACAAAAACAATCATTTAATCATTTTGTATTTATGTACTGACCTTAAAACTAAAAATATGTTTACAGCAATAAATCCAAAACTACCAATGCGAGATAAACTTTTGACCAGGGCATATTATCTTAACAATTTAGGTTTTAAAGAACTTGGAGATTACGGGGATTACTTAATGTTAGGCAAGGATAATATTGAAATTCATTTTTTTGAGTTCAAGGAACTTAAGCCTGAAGAGAATTATTCCCAGGTGTATATTAGAACCAATGATATTGATATTCTTTTCAGGGAGCTTTTGGATAAAAAGGTTAAAATTCATCCTAATGGCCACCTCTCAATGAAACCCTGGGGACAAAAGGAGTTTGCCTTACTTGATCCGGACAAAAATTTACTAACTTTTGGACAGACTTTACAGTAGTGATAAATGCAAAATAAGCTTACAAACATGACTTGAATTGATATCACTATTTTTAGCGATGAAAAATTCTTCAACTTCAGCTTTTCATTTCGCCAGCAAAAATATCAATTGTTAAAAAGTGAAGCCTTATTTTTAGTAATTTAAGGCATTATAAAAACAGGATCTTATGAAATACATATTTTTTATTACTGCATTTATTCTGAGTTCTGCAAGCATTATGGCTCAGGAAGTTATGACTCCGGAAAAATTATGGGAGCTCGGGAGGGTTTCAGCATTAGGGATTTCAAAGGATGGAAAATCTGTCGTTTATAGGGTCACCACTCCCTCCATAGCTGAAAATGACTTCAGCAGTAAAAATTATACCGTTGGCCTTCAAGGCGGGGAACAAAAGGAGGTTGAAAACCACAAAGAGTTGATTAAGGACAAAAATGTGTCGCCAGATGGGGAATATATTCTATATCACGAGGAGGTGAAGGTGAATAAAGCACTGGGTGAAGATTATTATCCTGAAATGGAAGACTCTGAAGTTTATATTTATGACGCCCTGGATTACAGGCATTGGGATACTTACAACGAAGGGAAATTCAATCACGTATTTTACAGGGAAAACAAAGAGGGTGCTGAAGGGATTGATATTATGAAAGATGAACCTCATCACTCCCCTCAAAAACCTTTTGGCGGTGATGAAGACTACATCTGGTCTCCTGATGGTAAAAAGATCCTGTACGTAAGTAAAAAACTTACGGGAACAGAATATGCCAACAGTACAAATACAGATATCTACGAGTATGACCTAAATTCCAGACAAACCAGAAACTTAACCGATGATTATCCCGGTTACGATAAATACCCCGCCTTTTCTTCAAAAGGAGACCTGGCCTGGCTGCAAATGGGTCGCGATGGATTTGACATCATCGTAAGACATAATGGAGAGGATAAGAACCTAACCGCCAATTGGGATGGAACAGTAAATTCATTCAAATGGAGTCCTGATGGTTCTAAAATATATTTTGTAGCCCCTGTTGGCGGAACAGTGCAGTTAATGGAAGTGAATTTCCCCGGAAACAGGAAAGCCACACCTGAAGTTAAAGAAGTGGCAAAAGGGGATTTTGATATCACCGGCATTGTTGGTTTTTCCGGAAACAAGGTGATCCTTACCCGCACCGATTTTAACCATGCAGCTGAAATTTATTCCCTTGACCTTAAAACCAAAAAGTGGGAGCAGCTCACCAATGTAAATGCCTCCATTTATGATAACATTTCAAAGAGCAAAGTTGAAAAAAGATGGGTGCCTACTACAGATGGAAAGGAAATGCTGGTTTGGGTGATCTTCCCGCCAGACTTTGATGCTTCAAAAAAATATCCTACCCTGCTTTATTTACAGGGCGGCCCACAAGGCGCTTTGAGTCAGTTCTATTCCTTTAGATGGAACTTCCAGGTAATGGCTGCACAGGGTTATATTGTGGTAGCACCTAACCGTCGCGGGATGCCCGGGCATGGGGTTGCCTGGAATGAAGATATAAGCAAGGACTGGGGAGGACAGGCCATGGACGATTATCTTAGCGCTATAGATGCTCTAAGTGAAGAACCTTATGTTGATAATTCCCGAATAGGAGCGGTAGGTGCCAGTTTTGGGGGATACTCTGCTTTTTATCTTGCAGGAATACATGAAAACAGGTTTAAGACATTTATTTCCCACGCAGGGCTTTTCAATTTGCAAAGTATGTATGGCACTACTGAAGAATTATTCTTTGTGAACTGGGATATAGGCGGTCCTTACTGGGATACTGAAAATAAGGAAGCTCAACATTCCTATGCGTCCTTTAACCCTATCACCAATGTATCAAAGTGGGACACCCCAATGCTCATTATCCAGGGCGAAAAAGATTTTCGTGTGCCGGTGGGTCAAAGCCAGGAAGCATTCCAGGTGTTGCAGCAAAAGGGTATCAAAAGCAGGTTTATACTTTTCCCGGAAGAAAACCACTGGATATTAAAACCACAGAATGCGATGGTGTGGCAGCGTGAATTTTTCAGGTGGCTGGAGGAAACCCTGTAAGCTAGATGGAAGCCAACCTCCTCACACAAGTTTTTTTACCCCTCGCCCTCTTTATCATTATGCTGGGGATGGGGCTGACCCTAAAACCTGCCGACTTCAGGAATGTGGTGCTCTTTCCGAAAGCAGTGGGCGTGGGACTGGTGCTAAAGCTTATATTCATTCCCGCTCTTACTTTTGGGATGTTATACCTCATCCCTTTACAACCTGAGCTGGCGGTTGGCTTCGTTTTACTGGTAGCCTGTCCCGGTGGGGCAACCACAAACCTTATTACCCATCTTGCCCAGGGCGATGTGGCACTTTCCATCACCTTAACGGCAATTGCCAGCGTGATCACGGTGTTTACCATTCCCATCCTGGTGGATATAGGAATGTTGCAATTTATGGGGGAAGGCCAAATGATAGAACTTCCGTTTTTTAGGACCATCATCCAGATCCTGATAATCACCATCCTTCCTGTGGGCATAGGCATGATCCTTCATAAAAGATCACCTCGTCTTTCCCATAAGGCCGAGAAGCCGGTAAAGATCCTATCAGCTATATTTTTGGTTCTAATTATAGCCTCAGTACTTATAAAGGAACGTGCAAACCTGGTGGAGTTCTTCCTCAAAGCGGGCCCGTTATCATTATTGCTGAATTTGTTGGGAATGCTCATCGGTTACTATATTACCAAAGCAATTACTAAAAATAAAGCACAGTCTCTTGCTGTGGGGATTGAAGTGGGTATCGTAAACGGTACCCTGGGAATTGCCATAGCAGCGGGGATTCTGGAGAATTCTGTAATGACCATTCCTTCAGCTATATATAGCATCATAATGTTCCCAGGGGCTATGTTATTGGTTTATTTAGGTAATAAGAAAAACAGGGTACAGGGGATACGGAAGACCCCAGGATAAATCATATAAAAAATCAGGATTATCCTGTAAAGATTCTGGACCCGCTTTGCTATTGGAATCTAGAACCAGGACTTTTAATGTAGTCTGAAAAATAAGACACCTAATCCTGTACTGAACAAATTGAAACCTTCAAATTTATTTAGGACCAGAAACCTTACCAAGGGCAAGGTTGTTTGCCCTCTCACCATAAAAGGAAAGGCTTCAGGGAAATTTAAAACCTGTAAATCAATACCGGGAGGCATCAATTTAAATTGAAAAAATTTCAGCAACAAAAAAGATGTTTACCAAACCGTGGAAACATCTTTTCTGTTATTTGTGCAGCAGATATCTCTACTGTGCCGGATAAACATAATTCGCCTCAAAACTCAATGGAATTCCAAGCCACCAGTAAACCAGCAGGAAGACGGTCCAGGTGATGAGGAAGATCACAGAGTAGGGCAACATCATAGAGATGAGGGTTCCAATTCCCATTCCCTTTACATAGCGCTGTCCAAAGACCACTACCAGTGGAAAATACGGTAAAAGAGGCGTAATGATATTAGACACCGAGTCCCCTACCCTATAGGCCGCCTGGGTAAGATCTGGAGAAATGCCCAGCTGCATTAACATTGGAACAAAGATGGGTGCGATAAGTGCCCATTTGGCAGAGGCAGAGCCCACCATTAAGTTCACAAATGCACTAAGCACTACGATCCCCACAAAGGTGATTTGCCCCGGCAATTCCAGAGCCTGCAGGAAATTAGCGCCTTTTATAGCTATTAACAACCCAATATTTGACCTTGAAAATGCATCGATGAAGAGGGCAACGAAGAAGGCCATTACGATGTAGTAACCCATACTTTCCATGGATTTCTTCATACTTTGGATCAAATCTCCAGAAGATTTATATCGGCCGGAAACAAAACCAAAAACAAGCCCCGGGATCAATAGCAGGATAAAGATAAGAGGTACTATTGCCTTCATCAATGGCGCGTGAAAAGAAGTGAGAGATTGTTCCTCTGGGTTTACCATTCCGGGGCCTCTAAGGGCTGAATCCTCGGGGTAAGCCCACAAGAACAAACCAATGATACCTAATACCATCGCAAGAAATCCCATCCAGAAAGCCTTACTTTCACGGGAGGTCACTTTTTCCATTTTCGGCATTTGATCTTCATCCCCATCTACTTTAACTTTATTTAAACGTGGTTCTACTATCTTATCTGTGATCCACCAGCCTACAAGTACGATCAATAAGGTTGAAGCCGAGGTGAAATACCAGTTATTAAGCGGATTCAAATTAATATCGGGATCCAGGATCCTTGCCGCCTCCAGCGTAAAGCTCATAATAAGGGGATCTATCGCCGAGGGAATAAAATTGGCTGAAAACCCACCGGAAACTCCGGCAAATGCTGCTGCAATTCCCGCTAAAGGGTGCCTGCCCGCGGCATAAAAGATCACACCTCCCAGGGGGATGACCAGTACATAACCGGCATCTGCCGCCGTGTGACTCACTATAGCGATTAAAATAAGCATAGGAGTAAGTAGTTGTTTCGGTGTAAAGTTTAAGAGCTTCTTTAATCCCGCATCGATCCAACCAGAATGTTCTGCTACTCCAACCCCCAGCATGGCGACAAGCACAATTCCAAGGGGCGCAAAGAGCACGAAAGTATTTACCATATTTGCCAGAAAGGCCGCAAGTTGGGTTCCCGTAAGTAGATTTTGAACATTCAAACTATTGCCGGTCATAGGATGAACCTCCCCAAAATCAAAGGGAGAAAGGACAGCCGATAAGACCCAGATGAAAAGGAGCAAATAGAAAAACAGAATTGCTGGATCCGGAAGTTTATTTCCAACCCTTTCTACTAAATCCAGTGCTTTATTTAATAAGCCTTTTTTTTGAGATGAATCGACCGCTTTTTCCATATTTGACCAGCTAGTTTGTTAATGAAGTGCTAAAATATGAATTTATTAAAATAAAGCCTTCGTTATTCTTCAGTAGCCACATTATTTCATTTTCAAATAAATCTATTTCCCTTTATCTTGCCGGGAATAAAAAAGCTCCAAGAGATTAGCGGGATGTCAATACGACATAGATCTTTATAGGGTATGCGTTTTGCACCATCCTTTAAAAAACAATAGAAATTTATATGAAAGAGAATAACGTGCTGGATTACCTTGAAATGGTACTCAAAAATATGCCTGAGGATTGGATAAAATTAACCACCCATCGGCTTGATATTTATAATGAAGAACTTGCCAAGACGCAATTCCTGGAAAAATTTGAAGCCCTTTATAAAAATAATAATGCTAAAAGAGCTGCTTTAAGCGGATTACCCACTGCTTTCGATTATATAAGGCTGGGCCACCCCCTGTCCTCTGTCCTGGAATGGGCGATTGCAGAAGTGAATGGCCTCAAGGCTAAGAATGTCATAAGTTTCTCCTCCAGGACAATGCCTGTATTGGCGATCCTCAGGAAAAATTTATTTGATAATAAAAGAACCCGAATTGTTCACACCAGTCAGCTCC
Protein-coding sequences here:
- a CDS encoding GNAT family N-acetyltransferase, producing MLNFDFKEEYILEDDFVKLSPLKIEHVDDLIGIANETDIWKYSFEKGNGIDNLTKYIQSTIDRRKEERDYPFVVFDKIKNRYAGSTRYLEILPGLKAIRLGYTWYGKEFRGTGLNKHCKYLLFEFAFEKMGAERIGLAAYIENKISIAAMESVGCKKEGFSRAIFPALNGIGRTDAVLLSILKNEWHEYVKYELKNKLNPTPDPLF
- a CDS encoding DUF1648 domain-containing protein, coding for MCIVIHEIEYKPWICLVGNSKHALLQAELRPISTLDMSDLPKIKLQLTTFDKSIEFISWIGMALIWILTFSNYSTLPEIIPVHYNGAGEADRFGNKTQILILPIVSTVLFMGLTYLNRFPHIFNYPTELTKENALHQYNNATRMIRFLKLAIIIIFGLIVFKTIQNAHGNVEGLGIWFLPLTIGLILIPMIYYILKSIEQKLKKKKS
- a CDS encoding bleomycin resistance protein, which gives rise to MFTAINPKLPMRDKLLTRAYYLNNLGFKELGDYGDYLMLGKDNIEIHFFEFKELKPEENYSQVYIRTNDIDILFRELLDKKVKIHPNGHLSMKPWGQKEFALLDPDKNLLTFGQTLQ
- a CDS encoding S9 family peptidase; the encoded protein is MKYIFFITAFILSSASIMAQEVMTPEKLWELGRVSALGISKDGKSVVYRVTTPSIAENDFSSKNYTVGLQGGEQKEVENHKELIKDKNVSPDGEYILYHEEVKVNKALGEDYYPEMEDSEVYIYDALDYRHWDTYNEGKFNHVFYRENKEGAEGIDIMKDEPHHSPQKPFGGDEDYIWSPDGKKILYVSKKLTGTEYANSTNTDIYEYDLNSRQTRNLTDDYPGYDKYPAFSSKGDLAWLQMGRDGFDIIVRHNGEDKNLTANWDGTVNSFKWSPDGSKIYFVAPVGGTVQLMEVNFPGNRKATPEVKEVAKGDFDITGIVGFSGNKVILTRTDFNHAAEIYSLDLKTKKWEQLTNVNASIYDNISKSKVEKRWVPTTDGKEMLVWVIFPPDFDASKKYPTLLYLQGGPQGALSQFYSFRWNFQVMAAQGYIVVAPNRRGMPGHGVAWNEDISKDWGGQAMDDYLSAIDALSEEPYVDNSRIGAVGASFGGYSAFYLAGIHENRFKTFISHAGLFNLQSMYGTTEELFFVNWDIGGPYWDTENKEAQHSYASFNPITNVSKWDTPMLIIQGEKDFRVPVGQSQEAFQVLQQKGIKSRFILFPEENHWILKPQNAMVWQREFFRWLEETL
- a CDS encoding bile acid:sodium symporter family protein is translated as MEANLLTQVFLPLALFIIMLGMGLTLKPADFRNVVLFPKAVGVGLVLKLIFIPALTFGMLYLIPLQPELAVGFVLLVACPGGATTNLITHLAQGDVALSITLTAIASVITVFTIPILVDIGMLQFMGEGQMIELPFFRTIIQILIITILPVGIGMILHKRSPRLSHKAEKPVKILSAIFLVLIIASVLIKERANLVEFFLKAGPLSLLLNLLGMLIGYYITKAITKNKAQSLAVGIEVGIVNGTLGIAIAAGILENSVMTIPSAIYSIIMFPGAMLLVYLGNKKNRVQGIRKTPG
- a CDS encoding AbgT family transporter; the protein is MEKAVDSSQKKGLLNKALDLVERVGNKLPDPAILFFYLLLFIWVLSAVLSPFDFGEVHPMTGNSLNVQNLLTGTQLAAFLANMVNTFVLFAPLGIVLVAMLGVGVAEHSGWIDAGLKKLLNFTPKQLLTPMLILIAIVSHTAADAGYVLVIPLGGVIFYAAGRHPLAGIAAAFAGVSGGFSANFIPSAIDPLIMSFTLEAARILDPDINLNPLNNWYFTSASTLLIVLVGWWITDKIVEPRLNKVKVDGDEDQMPKMEKVTSRESKAFWMGFLAMVLGIIGLFLWAYPEDSALRGPGMVNPEEQSLTSFHAPLMKAIVPLIFILLLIPGLVFGFVSGRYKSSGDLIQSMKKSMESMGYYIVMAFFVALFIDAFSRSNIGLLIAIKGANFLQALELPGQITFVGIVVLSAFVNLMVGSASAKWALIAPIFVPMLMQLGISPDLTQAAYRVGDSVSNIITPLLPYFPLVVVFGQRYVKGMGIGTLISMMLPYSVIFLITWTVFLLVYWWLGIPLSFEANYVYPAQ